A genomic window from Sanguibacter antarcticus includes:
- a CDS encoding response regulator transcription factor, which yields MDTHLPVISGHRAVVVDDEEALSRIVADYLERDGFETHLCSDGARAVEVVRQVDPDVVVLDLGLPGLDGVEVCRQLRTFSDCYVIMLTARAEEIDVLIGLSVGADDYMTKPFSPRELVARIGALQRRPRRVPASPEGGAASQVIEIGTLMLDVAAREVRVEGGLVDLTRTEFDVLAALASRPGMVFSRRVLIEKVWGEGWVGDEHLVDVHVLHVRQKLGDSADRQTFVRTVRGVGYRIGPG from the coding sequence ATGGACACACACTTGCCCGTGATCTCAGGGCATCGCGCGGTCGTCGTCGATGATGAGGAGGCTCTGAGCCGCATCGTCGCGGACTACCTTGAGCGCGACGGGTTCGAGACTCATCTGTGCTCCGACGGCGCACGAGCGGTCGAGGTGGTTCGCCAGGTCGACCCTGACGTCGTCGTGCTGGACCTGGGCCTGCCCGGGTTGGACGGGGTCGAGGTGTGCCGCCAGCTGCGCACCTTCTCCGACTGCTACGTCATCATGTTGACCGCTCGCGCAGAGGAGATCGACGTCCTCATCGGCCTGTCGGTGGGCGCGGACGACTACATGACCAAGCCATTCAGCCCACGTGAGCTCGTCGCCCGGATCGGGGCGCTGCAGCGTCGACCCCGCCGGGTGCCTGCGAGCCCCGAGGGGGGCGCAGCCTCACAGGTGATCGAGATCGGCACACTGATGCTCGACGTGGCGGCCCGCGAGGTGCGGGTGGAGGGGGGCCTCGTCGACCTGACGCGCACGGAGTTCGACGTCCTGGCAGCCCTGGCATCGCGACCAGGCATGGTGTTCAGCAGGCGTGTCCTGATCGAGAAGGTCTGGGGCGAGGGATGGGTGGGCGACGAGCACCTCGTCGACGTGCACGTCCTGCACGTGCGTCAAAAGCTCGGTGACAGCGCCGACCGACAGACGTTCGTCCGGACCGTGCGTGGCGTCGGGTACCGCATCGGACCCGGATGA
- a CDS encoding ISAs1 family transposase translates to MLGQVPDPRDRRGMRYPLAGLLAVAVCAVLAGARSFTAIGEWALDLNVEQLDRLGLERAPVESTMRKLFARLDADVLDRHLAVLTWCRTAQVGGRRVIAIDGKTVRGARTAGATAPHLIAALDHTTGVVLGQNAVPVKSNEIPAVRDLLAGFDPSDLHGCVITVDAMHTLDETAKTIVAAGADYVFTVKGNQPLLLKALKTLPWHAVPVGATSTKAGHGRQARRTIKVIDIPTLPGWPEFTGIAQVAQLRRTVTRAGKKTIEVVYLITSATHQDAPPDVLAAWIQGHWGIENRLHWVRDVTFDEDHSQVRTAGAPRVMATLRNTAISILRLAGWTSIATALRHHARNPDKAITCALTC, encoded by the coding sequence GTGTTGGGCCAGGTCCCTGATCCTCGTGACCGGCGCGGGATGCGTTACCCGTTGGCTGGCCTCTTGGCGGTCGCGGTGTGCGCGGTCCTGGCTGGTGCCCGGTCGTTCACTGCGATCGGGGAATGGGCCCTGGACCTGAACGTGGAGCAGCTGGACCGCCTCGGGCTGGAGCGTGCTCCGGTGGAGTCCACGATGCGCAAGCTGTTCGCCCGCCTGGACGCTGACGTACTGGACCGTCACCTCGCGGTGCTCACCTGGTGCAGGACCGCTCAGGTCGGGGGCCGTCGGGTGATCGCGATCGACGGCAAGACGGTGCGCGGGGCGAGGACCGCCGGCGCCACAGCACCGCATCTGATTGCCGCCCTGGATCACACCACCGGCGTCGTTCTGGGGCAGAACGCCGTGCCTGTGAAGTCGAACGAGATCCCCGCCGTCCGGGACCTCCTGGCCGGTTTCGATCCCTCTGACCTGCACGGATGCGTCATCACTGTTGATGCGATGCATACGCTGGACGAGACCGCGAAGACGATCGTGGCGGCGGGCGCGGACTACGTCTTCACCGTCAAAGGCAACCAGCCCCTGCTGTTGAAAGCCCTGAAGACGCTGCCCTGGCACGCCGTCCCCGTCGGTGCCACCAGCACCAAGGCCGGGCACGGTCGCCAAGCCAGACGGACCATCAAGGTCATCGACATCCCAACCCTGCCGGGCTGGCCCGAGTTCACCGGCATCGCCCAGGTCGCTCAGCTGCGACGCACCGTGACCCGAGCAGGGAAGAAGACCATCGAGGTCGTCTACCTCATCACCTCCGCGACCCATCAGGACGCACCACCCGACGTGCTGGCCGCCTGGATCCAGGGGCACTGGGGCATCGAGAACCGCCTGCACTGGGTCCGTGACGTCACCTTCGACGAGGACCACTCCCAAGTCCGCACCGCAGGCGCCCCGCGCGTCATGGCCACGCTCCGCAACACAGCCATCAGCATCCTGCGCCTAGCCGGCTGGACCAGCATCGCCACCGCCCTACGCCACCACGCCCGCAACCCCGACAAAGCCATCACATGCGCCCTGACCTGCTAA
- a CDS encoding MFS transporter, whose protein sequence is MRGIAEAFRRYSDLLCQSDIRRSFWAALAGKFQPGMYGLSLFLVLSSHFDYGEAALVSSGAALGSMTTPLRGRMLDRFGYGPVLWPLLALHLAGLGVLLGAVEKALSLPVLFSLTVFVSMVMPPVGTVTRVMWQARTSGDSRTTALALDAILADLGFMVGPILAVVIAHAVHPSASLIVCGGLMAVSVPLALRGAVRGSSLRPRERGHWAGPLQRAAARRIFATAMFFFFGVSSVEIVLASYGSGEEVTVAGGVLLGIVAGASMIGGFILGGVSSCLTKNLMRPEVVLGAISCAVLILAGALALVPDLAYVACVIVGIFLGPCFAAIYGAAGDIATVGEESETQSWVASSMMVGGALGTAVGGWGVQQYGLAATVMMAGVAMMLGAMAGHFSPRSRA, encoded by the coding sequence GTGAGGGGAATCGCGGAGGCGTTTCGCCGGTACTCAGACCTGTTGTGCCAAAGCGATATTCGACGATCGTTCTGGGCGGCACTGGCGGGAAAATTCCAGCCCGGTATGTATGGTTTGAGTCTATTTCTTGTTCTCTCGAGCCACTTTGACTACGGCGAGGCTGCCTTGGTTTCTTCGGGTGCGGCACTAGGGTCGATGACCACGCCGCTGCGTGGCCGGATGCTGGATCGTTTCGGATATGGCCCGGTACTGTGGCCCTTGCTTGCTCTGCACCTTGCAGGCTTGGGAGTGCTCTTGGGAGCAGTCGAGAAGGCGCTCTCGCTACCTGTGCTGTTCAGCCTGACCGTGTTCGTCTCGATGGTGATGCCGCCTGTCGGAACAGTGACGCGCGTCATGTGGCAAGCTCGGACGAGTGGTGACTCACGCACCACCGCTCTCGCACTGGACGCGATCTTGGCCGACCTCGGATTCATGGTCGGTCCGATACTTGCTGTTGTCATCGCTCACGCAGTTCACCCGAGCGCGAGTCTCATCGTTTGCGGTGGACTGATGGCTGTTTCCGTACCGCTAGCGCTACGCGGTGCGGTCAGGGGCTCATCCTTGCGCCCTCGTGAGCGTGGCCATTGGGCCGGGCCATTGCAGCGAGCGGCTGCGCGCCGAATATTTGCTACGGCAATGTTCTTCTTCTTCGGCGTGAGCTCGGTAGAGATCGTGCTGGCGTCATATGGTTCGGGCGAGGAGGTCACTGTGGCTGGCGGGGTGCTGCTCGGTATCGTTGCTGGCGCTAGCATGATTGGGGGATTTATTCTCGGCGGCGTTTCTTCGTGTCTCACAAAGAATCTGATGCGTCCCGAGGTCGTTTTGGGTGCGATTTCCTGTGCGGTGTTGATCCTTGCAGGTGCTTTGGCGCTCGTGCCAGATCTTGCCTATGTGGCTTGCGTCATTGTAGGAATTTTTCTCGGCCCTTGCTTCGCGGCGATCTACGGCGCGGCCGGGGATATCGCGACCGTGGGCGAAGAGTCGGAAACTCAATCGTGGGTAGCCAGCTCCATGATGGTCGGAGGGGCGTTGGGCACCGCTGTCGGTGGATGGGGTGTGCAGCAGTATGGACTTGCCGCGACCGTGATGATGGCGGGGGTCGCGATGATGCTCGGTGCGATGGCTGGGCATTTTTCCCCGCGATCGCGCGCATGA
- a CDS encoding cation diffusion facilitator family transporter produces the protein MTPQADHRDSQVTVHRHPAHDHPEAHDHPAGFRGWLHEVFVPHSHDAADSIDDALEASAQGIRTVKISLVVLGTTAVAQLGIVAISGSVALLADTIHNFSDALTAVPLWVAFALSRRAATRSYTHGFGRAEDLAGLFIVAMIALSAIVAGVESVRRLADPTPLTNLGWVLAAGVIGFAGNEAVALYRIRTGRRIGSAALVADGMHARADGFTSLAVVLGVAGVWAGFPQADPIIGLLITAAILTLLWSTARDVGRRLLDGVDPALTERAQHAFEHVEGVEDVHDVRLRWSGHRLNAQATLTLDRTATLIAADTIRIRASEELRQALHSLGHVDLTVRAASTHPGPRAVDQ, from the coding sequence GTGACCCCCCAGGCTGACCACCGTGACAGTCAGGTCACCGTTCATCGGCACCCAGCGCACGACCACCCGGAAGCCCACGACCACCCCGCCGGATTCCGGGGTTGGCTGCACGAGGTCTTCGTCCCACACAGCCACGATGCCGCCGACTCGATCGACGACGCGCTGGAAGCCAGCGCTCAGGGCATCCGCACGGTCAAGATCAGTCTCGTCGTCCTGGGCACCACGGCCGTGGCGCAGCTGGGGATCGTCGCGATCAGCGGGTCCGTGGCTCTGCTCGCCGACACGATCCACAATTTCTCGGATGCGTTGACTGCTGTGCCGCTGTGGGTCGCGTTCGCACTCAGCCGTCGCGCCGCCACCCGGAGCTACACCCACGGGTTCGGACGAGCCGAGGACCTGGCGGGCCTGTTCATCGTCGCGATGATCGCCCTGTCCGCGATCGTGGCTGGTGTGGAATCCGTCCGCCGCCTCGCCGACCCCACGCCCCTGACCAACCTCGGGTGGGTGCTCGCCGCCGGTGTTATCGGGTTCGCCGGAAACGAAGCCGTTGCCCTCTATCGGATCCGCACTGGTCGTCGGATTGGCTCTGCCGCTCTGGTCGCGGACGGGATGCATGCCCGCGCCGACGGTTTCACCTCCCTCGCCGTGGTCCTGGGCGTGGCAGGCGTCTGGGCCGGCTTCCCCCAGGCGGACCCGATCATCGGCCTGCTCATCACCGCAGCGATCCTCACCCTGCTCTGGAGCACCGCCCGCGACGTGGGGCGCCGCCTGCTGGACGGCGTCGACCCTGCCCTCACTGAGCGCGCCCAACACGCCTTCGAGCACGTCGAAGGTGTTGAAGACGTTCACGACGTGCGGCTGCGCTGGAGCGGCCATCGACTCAACGCCCAGGCAACCCTCACGCTGGACCGGACCGCAACCCTCATCGCGGCCGACACGATCCGCATCCGTGCCTCGGAAGAGCTGCGCCAGGCCCTGCACAGCCTGGGTCACGTGGACCTCACGGTCCGCGCGGCCAGCACGCACCCCGGTCCGCGGGCCGTCGATCAGTGA
- a CDS encoding ISL3 family transposase, whose translation MSDATFTRPDLTTFCRLDELGLEAIGQRLEPDRAVLACRITEPDNWCRRCGCEGIFRDSVTRELAHEPLGWRPTTLVLTVRRYQCTGCSHVWRQDTNAAAEPRSKISRRGLRWALEGLVLQHLTVARIAEGLAVAWNTANAAVLAEGRRRLIADPRRFETVTTIGVDEHVWRHTRHGDKYVTVIIDLTPIRGGTGPSRLLDMVAGRSKQVFKTWLSGRPQDWRDGVEVVAMDGFTGFKTAAAEELPQAVAVMDPFHVVRLAGDALDRCRRRVQHDLHGHRGRRDDPLYRARRTLHTGASLLTQKQTARIAALFASDEHVQVEATWGIYQAMVTAYREPDRARGKALMETLITSVTSGVPAALTEIITLGRTLKKRAIDVLAYFDRPGTSNGPTEAINGRLEHLRGSALGFRNLTNYIARSLLEAGGFRPLLHSGLR comes from the coding sequence GTGTCTGACGCTACCTTCACGCGCCCCGATCTGACCACATTCTGCCGTCTTGACGAGCTGGGCCTGGAGGCGATCGGGCAGCGCCTGGAGCCTGATCGGGCTGTCTTGGCGTGCCGGATCACCGAGCCGGACAACTGGTGCCGGCGGTGCGGGTGCGAGGGGATCTTTCGAGACAGTGTCACTCGTGAGCTCGCGCACGAACCTCTGGGTTGGCGGCCGACCACGCTCGTGCTCACGGTGCGCCGCTACCAGTGCACGGGCTGCTCTCATGTGTGGCGCCAAGACACCAACGCCGCGGCCGAGCCGCGTTCGAAGATCTCCCGCCGCGGCCTGCGCTGGGCGCTGGAAGGCCTGGTCCTCCAGCACCTCACGGTGGCCCGGATCGCCGAAGGCCTCGCGGTCGCTTGGAACACCGCCAACGCGGCCGTCTTGGCAGAAGGTCGCCGTCGCTTGATCGCCGACCCCCGCCGTTTTGAGACGGTGACGACGATCGGGGTTGATGAGCACGTCTGGCGCCACACCCGCCACGGCGACAAATACGTGACCGTCATCATTGATCTCACCCCGATCCGGGGCGGGACCGGCCCCTCCCGGCTCCTGGACATGGTCGCCGGCCGCTCCAAGCAGGTCTTCAAGACCTGGCTCTCTGGCCGCCCCCAGGACTGGCGCGACGGGGTCGAAGTGGTCGCGATGGATGGGTTCACCGGCTTCAAGACCGCCGCCGCCGAAGAGCTCCCCCAGGCGGTCGCGGTGATGGATCCGTTCCACGTCGTCCGTCTCGCCGGGGACGCCTTGGACCGTTGCCGGCGCCGCGTTCAGCACGACCTGCACGGCCACCGCGGCCGCCGAGACGACCCGCTCTACCGCGCCCGCCGGACCTTGCACACCGGCGCCAGTCTCCTCACCCAGAAGCAGACTGCCCGGATCGCGGCACTGTTCGCCAGTGACGAGCATGTTCAGGTTGAGGCGACCTGGGGCATCTACCAGGCGATGGTCACCGCCTACCGCGAACCCGACCGCGCCAGAGGCAAAGCCCTGATGGAAACCCTGATCACCTCGGTCACCTCCGGCGTTCCGGCCGCCCTGACCGAGATCATCACCCTCGGTCGAACACTCAAGAAACGAGCCATCGACGTCCTGGCCTACTTCGACCGCCCCGGCACCAGCAACGGACCTACCGAAGCCATCAACGGCCGTCTCGAGCACCTGCGCGGCTCGGCCCTCGGCTTCCGGAACCTGACGAACTACATCGCCAGATCGCTGCTCGAAGCCGGCGGCTTCAGACCGCTCCTACACTCTGGATTGCGATGA
- a CDS encoding DUF305 domain-containing protein has translation MKTTEMLPAGHPRDRDNARPQQPQHGHQGTGSSRRMYLRFGAMIATSTMVMFALTYTNTFALAHVRWSEERVYMALLMGSAMTIIMLGFMASMMYKNNKLNAAILVGALVMGGATLWLSRSQSFVDDRAYMKGMIPHHSIAILTSERADIDDVRVRELADEIIEAQRREIAEMDWLIDDIEKNGSATTTEEADHRPVPDFETTP, from the coding sequence ATGAAGACGACCGAGATGCTGCCAGCAGGACACCCGCGAGACAGGGACAACGCGCGGCCGCAGCAGCCCCAGCACGGCCACCAGGGCACCGGAAGCTCCCGGAGGATGTACCTGCGGTTCGGCGCCATGATCGCGACCTCGACCATGGTCATGTTCGCCCTGACATACACCAACACCTTCGCCCTGGCGCACGTGCGTTGGAGCGAGGAACGCGTCTACATGGCCCTGCTCATGGGTTCGGCGATGACGATCATCATGCTCGGTTTCATGGCCTCGATGATGTACAAGAACAACAAGCTCAACGCCGCGATCCTGGTCGGGGCTCTCGTCATGGGCGGGGCCACACTGTGGCTGTCGAGGTCGCAGTCCTTCGTCGACGATCGCGCGTACATGAAGGGCATGATCCCCCACCACTCCATCGCGATCCTGACCAGCGAGCGCGCCGACATCGACGACGTCCGTGTCCGCGAGCTCGCCGACGAGATCATCGAGGCTCAGCGCCGCGAGATCGCGGAGATGGACTGGCTCATCGACGACATCGAGAAGAACGGGTCCGCCACAACCACCGAAGAAGCCGACCACCGGCCGGTACCCGACTTCGAAACCACCCCATGA
- a CDS encoding sensor histidine kinase: MMIRSRPPASALRGLAPRLLVAIMLVLATGAVTAWVVASIIGPALFHDHMVRAQLSDPDMAVLHAEEAFRSASTLTLTFALAAAGLASMMVSILLARRISRSLAAFSSTAADVGMGLYASRISPPGIGTEFDTVAASFNQMAERLQDSERLRGRLMADVAHEVRTPVATISAYLEALEDGIQTLDEATTAVLREQAARLTRLSLDLSAVTRAESGDLTLERAPVDPRDLVAAALSAGREPAAAQSVHLVSDVDEDLPQIHVDRLRMAQILDNLVANAIRHTPPGGIVTVHASRAPAGCIRFSVRDTGEGIAPEHLPHLFERFYRADTARDRAHGGSGIGLAISQALTAAHGGRITAASAGPGTGSEFSFTLPGGQSRLIDSP; this comes from the coding sequence ATGATGATCCGCTCTCGGCCGCCCGCTTCGGCTCTGCGGGGGCTGGCCCCGCGACTTCTGGTCGCCATCATGCTCGTCCTGGCCACGGGTGCGGTCACAGCCTGGGTGGTCGCCTCGATCATCGGGCCCGCCCTGTTCCACGATCACATGGTGCGCGCTCAGCTGAGCGACCCCGATATGGCCGTGCTGCATGCTGAGGAAGCGTTCCGTTCGGCCAGCACCCTGACTCTGACCTTCGCACTGGCTGCCGCGGGCCTTGCATCGATGATGGTCTCAATACTCTTAGCGCGCCGAATCTCTCGTTCCCTGGCAGCGTTTTCCTCGACGGCCGCGGACGTCGGGATGGGCCTGTACGCATCGCGCATCTCACCGCCGGGCATCGGCACCGAGTTCGACACCGTCGCGGCATCGTTCAACCAGATGGCCGAACGGCTACAGGACAGCGAACGGCTTCGAGGACGCCTCATGGCAGACGTCGCGCACGAGGTGCGCACACCCGTCGCAACCATCAGCGCCTACCTCGAAGCACTCGAGGACGGCATCCAGACCCTCGACGAAGCCACGACCGCCGTTCTGCGCGAGCAGGCCGCCCGCCTGACCCGCTTGTCGCTAGACCTGTCTGCCGTCACCCGCGCGGAGAGCGGAGACCTGACTCTCGAGCGTGCACCCGTCGACCCTCGCGACCTGGTGGCCGCTGCTCTCAGTGCGGGTCGTGAACCCGCGGCAGCGCAGTCCGTGCACCTCGTGAGCGACGTCGACGAGGACCTGCCCCAGATCCATGTCGACCGCCTCCGGATGGCGCAGATCCTCGACAACCTCGTCGCGAACGCGATCCGACACACGCCTCCGGGTGGGATCGTCACCGTTCATGCCTCCAGGGCCCCCGCCGGCTGCATCAGATTCTCTGTGCGCGACACAGGCGAAGGCATCGCTCCAGAGCATCTACCGCACCTCTTCGAGCGCTTCTACCGCGCGGACACCGCACGCGACCGGGCCCATGGCGGATCCGGGATCGGTCTGGCGATCTCGCAAGCACTGACCGCCGCCCACGGTGGAAGGATCACCGCGGCGAGCGCAGGTCCGGGAACAGGCAGCGAGTTCAGCTTTACCTTGCCGGGGGGACAGAGCCGGTTGATCGACTCACCATAG
- a CDS encoding glutaredoxin, whose translation MPTEPAAPFVVTVVHAPACHFCLDAEEALAVLAVRYSLDVRSIEIDSPEGRRLVAEHRPAMNPLVLLDGVFFSSGRLPRKKFVKALELRARACPIAGAV comes from the coding sequence GTGCCTACCGAACCCGCTGCACCCTTTGTGGTGACCGTCGTGCACGCACCGGCGTGCCACTTCTGCCTGGACGCCGAGGAGGCCCTGGCTGTTCTGGCAGTGCGGTACTCGCTCGACGTGCGCAGCATCGAGATCGACTCTCCCGAGGGGCGTCGACTCGTCGCCGAACACCGCCCGGCGATGAACCCCCTCGTGCTGCTCGACGGTGTCTTCTTCAGCTCCGGACGGCTTCCTCGCAAAAAGTTCGTGAAAGCGCTCGAGCTCCGCGCTAGAGCGTGCCCGATCGCCGGGGCGGTCTGA
- a CDS encoding alpha-amylase family glycosyl hydrolase, with translation MHTAHDARPRLGHLEAWLDYAVELGVSGLVLGPVFASETHGYDSIDQYRIDPRLGDDANFDTFVSACKERGLRLVLDGVFNHVGAGHPWLGRALSEGPAGEYADFFRIDWSDPSKPLLGDFEGHASLVALNHDSPAVAEYVIDVMTRWLARGVDGWRLDAAYAVPSRFWAEVLPAVRAVHPEAWFLGEVIHGDYATIAADTGIDSITQYELWKALWSSLADRNYFELDWTLARHSEFASTQLPATFVGNHDVTRIATSAGPHGGVLALVVLMTVAGIPSIYYGDEQAFTGTKEDRAGGDDAVRPAMPQSPADLAPWGAEMLRTHQQLIGLRRRNPWLVRSTTTTTHLSNTRYAYTARPATGPGALHVELDITDGHHALVRDDAGTVVFSYDG, from the coding sequence GTGCATACCGCGCACGACGCTCGGCCGCGGCTGGGCCATCTGGAGGCGTGGCTCGACTACGCCGTCGAGCTCGGTGTCTCAGGTCTTGTCCTCGGCCCGGTCTTCGCGTCCGAGACTCACGGCTACGACAGCATCGACCAGTACCGGATCGACCCGCGTCTGGGTGACGACGCCAATTTCGACACGTTCGTCTCCGCTTGCAAGGAGCGAGGGCTCCGGCTCGTGCTCGACGGGGTGTTCAATCACGTCGGAGCCGGCCACCCATGGTTGGGTCGCGCGCTGAGCGAAGGTCCAGCCGGGGAATACGCTGACTTCTTCCGCATCGACTGGTCCGATCCGAGCAAGCCTCTCCTCGGAGACTTCGAGGGCCATGCATCGCTCGTCGCGCTCAATCATGACTCTCCCGCTGTCGCGGAGTACGTCATCGACGTCATGACGAGGTGGCTCGCCCGCGGTGTCGACGGGTGGCGGCTCGACGCCGCCTATGCGGTGCCCTCACGGTTCTGGGCCGAGGTGCTGCCTGCCGTCCGTGCTGTGCACCCCGAGGCGTGGTTCCTCGGTGAGGTCATCCACGGCGACTATGCGACGATCGCCGCCGACACAGGCATCGACTCGATCACGCAGTACGAGCTGTGGAAAGCGCTCTGGAGCAGTCTTGCCGACCGCAACTACTTCGAGCTCGACTGGACGCTCGCTCGGCACAGCGAGTTCGCGAGCACCCAGCTACCAGCCACCTTTGTCGGCAACCACGACGTAACACGCATCGCGACGTCAGCCGGACCCCACGGGGGCGTCCTCGCGCTGGTCGTGCTCATGACCGTAGCCGGGATCCCGTCCATCTACTACGGGGACGAGCAGGCGTTCACCGGCACCAAGGAGGACCGCGCAGGCGGAGACGACGCCGTCCGTCCCGCGATGCCGCAGTCTCCCGCGGACCTCGCTCCTTGGGGAGCTGAGATGCTCCGCACCCACCAGCAGCTGATCGGTCTCCGCCGTCGCAACCCGTGGCTCGTCCGCTCGACGACCACGACCACCCACCTCAGCAACACTCGCTACGCCTACACAGCACGCCCGGCCACGGGCCCCGGGGCGCTGCACGTCGAGCTCGACATCACCGACGGACATCACGCCCTCGTGAGAGACGACGCCGGCACCGTGGTCTTCTCCTACGACGGCTGA
- a CDS encoding alpha-amylase family glycosyl hydrolase — protein MLDGVFNHVGAGHPWLGRALSEGPAGEYADFFRIDWSDPSKPLLGDFEGHASLVALNHDSPAVAEYVIDVMTRWLARGVDGWRLDAAYAVPSRFWAEVLPAVRAVHPEAWFLGEVIHGDYATIAADTGIDSITQYELWKALWSSLADRNYFELDWTLARHSEFASTQLPATFVGNHDVTRIATSAGPHGGVLALVVLMTVAGIPSIYYGDEQAFTGTKEDRAGGDDAVRPAMPQSPADLAPWGAEMLRTHQQLIGLRRRNPWLVRSTTTTTHLSNTRYAYTARPATGPGALHVELDITDGHHALVRDDAGTVLFSYDG, from the coding sequence GTGCTCGACGGGGTGTTCAATCACGTCGGAGCCGGCCACCCATGGTTGGGTCGCGCGCTGAGCGAAGGTCCAGCCGGGGAATACGCTGACTTCTTCCGCATCGACTGGTCCGATCCGAGCAAGCCTCTCCTCGGAGACTTCGAGGGCCATGCATCGCTCGTCGCGCTCAATCATGACTCTCCCGCTGTCGCGGAGTACGTCATCGACGTCATGACGAGGTGGCTCGCCCGCGGTGTCGACGGGTGGCGGCTCGACGCCGCCTATGCGGTGCCCTCACGGTTCTGGGCCGAGGTGCTGCCTGCCGTCCGTGCTGTGCACCCCGAGGCGTGGTTCCTCGGTGAGGTCATCCACGGCGACTATGCGACGATCGCCGCCGACACAGGCATCGACTCGATCACGCAGTACGAGCTGTGGAAAGCGCTCTGGAGCAGTCTTGCCGACCGCAACTACTTCGAGCTCGACTGGACGCTCGCTCGGCACAGCGAGTTCGCGAGCACCCAGCTACCAGCCACCTTTGTCGGCAACCACGACGTAACACGCATCGCGACGTCAGCCGGACCCCACGGGGGCGTCCTCGCGCTGGTCGTGCTCATGACCGTAGCCGGGATCCCGTCCATCTACTACGGGGACGAGCAGGCGTTCACCGGCACCAAGGAGGACCGCGCAGGCGGAGACGACGCCGTCCGTCCCGCGATGCCGCAGTCTCCCGCGGACCTCGCTCCTTGGGGAGCTGAGATGCTCCGCACCCACCAGCAGCTGATCGGTCTCCGCCGTCGCAACCCGTGGCTCGTCCGCTCGACGACCACGACCACCCACCTCAGCAACACTCGCTACGCCTACACAGCACGCCCGGCCACGGGCCCCGGGGCGCTGCACGTCGAGCTCGACATCACCGACGGACATCACGCCCTCGTGAGAGACGACGCCGGCACCGTGCTCTTCTCCTACGACGGCTGA
- a CDS encoding ArsR/SmtB family transcription factor has translation MCGLSPDSPYIDLAVEVFAMLADATRVRIVLALCEGELSVGELAEAVGKSPTAVSQHLAKLRLARIVSTRQDGNRVFYALAAEHARQLVSDAIFQAEHAVDNHPRHHHPQDPA, from the coding sequence ATGTGTGGACTCTCGCCCGACTCGCCCTACATCGACCTGGCGGTCGAGGTCTTCGCGATGCTCGCCGACGCGACCCGGGTCCGGATCGTCCTCGCGCTCTGTGAGGGGGAGCTGTCCGTCGGCGAGCTGGCCGAAGCGGTCGGCAAGTCCCCGACCGCGGTGTCTCAGCACCTAGCCAAGCTCCGGCTGGCCCGCATTGTCAGCACACGCCAGGACGGCAACCGGGTGTTCTACGCCCTGGCGGCCGAACATGCCCGCCAGCTGGTCAGCGACGCGATCTTCCAGGCAGAGCATGCCGTCGACAATCACCCCCGCCACCACCATCCCCAGGACCCCGCGTGA